A region of Thermorudis peleae DNA encodes the following proteins:
- a CDS encoding sugar phosphate isomerase/epimerase family protein, with the protein MRVAFSNLACPGWSLDQAVAAAREWGYEGIELRLLNGEVIPLALPPEHQAMIRETLERAGLSPVAFDTSIRLVGDEDESAVCEAIRAALTLAKTLGAPMIRVFGGPFAPEEAWEAVRARAARILNRAAPWAEETGVAIALETHDSFASGERVAAVLDMVPSRAVGALWDTLHPFRVGETPDATMRLLGDRLMLVHIKDARVDGPAWELCLLGEGNVPVRAILGLLAQHGYRGWLSVEWEKRWHPELADPAVALPQHVQVLREWLAAIGQERREAE; encoded by the coding sequence ATGCGCGTGGCGTTTTCCAACCTGGCCTGTCCAGGCTGGTCGCTGGACCAGGCTGTTGCCGCAGCACGGGAATGGGGATATGAGGGGATTGAGTTACGCCTCCTCAACGGGGAAGTGATCCCGCTCGCGCTTCCCCCGGAGCACCAGGCCATGATCCGGGAGACGCTTGAGCGTGCCGGGCTTTCGCCCGTGGCATTCGACACCTCGATCCGGCTCGTTGGCGACGAGGACGAGTCAGCAGTCTGCGAGGCGATTCGGGCCGCACTGACCCTCGCCAAGACGCTCGGCGCACCGATGATTCGGGTGTTCGGCGGGCCATTTGCGCCCGAGGAGGCATGGGAAGCGGTTCGGGCGCGCGCAGCACGCATTTTGAACCGTGCAGCGCCATGGGCTGAGGAAACGGGCGTGGCAATTGCCCTCGAAACCCATGACAGCTTTGCCAGCGGCGAGCGCGTCGCTGCCGTACTGGACATGGTGCCGAGCCGCGCGGTCGGGGCACTCTGGGACACCTTGCATCCCTTCCGGGTCGGCGAGACGCCAGACGCGACAATGCGCCTGCTCGGCGACCGGCTGATGCTTGTCCACATCAAGGATGCGCGGGTTGACGGGCCAGCATGGGAACTCTGCCTGCTTGGCGAAGGCAATGTCCCGGTTCGCGCGATCTTGGGGCTGCTGGCGCAGCACGGCTACCGCGGCTGGCTCTCCGTCGAGTGGGAGAAGCGCTGGCATCCAGAACTGGCTGATCCAGCCGTTGCGCTGCCGCAGCACGTGCAGGTGTTGCGGGAATGGCTTGCGGCAATCGGACAAGAACGGAGAGAGGCAGAGTGA
- a CDS encoding Gfo/Idh/MocA family protein, whose translation MAERRYGFAIVGGGVIAPIHARAIQALPNAELRAIVDVVPEVAEHRAAEFGVEAYTELEPVLARPDIDVVCIATPSGLHATLGMQAARAGKHVIVEKPIDVTLEAADQLIATCRQTGVKLTVISQRRWDPGVQELKRALEAGALGDVFLADVVMKWYRSAAYYESAAWRGTWELDGGGALMNQGVHFVDLLLWLVGPVERVYATCATVAHTIPVEDLAVAHLRFRNGAVGVIEATTAAYPGFDERLEVTGTRGTVRVEKGALTLWGVPDSPRQVAEQARPSAAADPGSLSSEGHRQQIADFLEAIEQDREPAVTPEQARAALELILAVYASARHGEPVTLPLPVGAR comes from the coding sequence ATGGCAGAGCGACGCTATGGGTTTGCAATCGTTGGCGGCGGGGTGATTGCGCCAATCCATGCACGGGCGATCCAGGCGCTACCGAACGCGGAGTTGCGTGCCATCGTGGACGTTGTGCCAGAGGTTGCCGAGCACCGAGCAGCCGAGTTTGGCGTCGAGGCCTACACCGAGCTGGAACCTGTGCTTGCCCGCCCGGATATCGATGTTGTCTGCATCGCGACTCCGAGTGGGTTGCACGCCACGCTTGGCATGCAAGCAGCTCGCGCAGGCAAGCATGTGATTGTTGAAAAGCCGATCGACGTGACGCTCGAAGCGGCCGACCAGCTGATTGCGACCTGTCGGCAAACGGGAGTGAAGCTTACCGTCATCTCGCAGCGCCGGTGGGATCCAGGGGTACAGGAACTCAAGCGCGCACTCGAGGCCGGCGCACTCGGGGACGTCTTTCTGGCTGATGTCGTCATGAAATGGTACCGGTCAGCGGCGTACTACGAGAGCGCCGCGTGGCGGGGAACCTGGGAACTCGACGGCGGCGGCGCGCTGATGAACCAGGGCGTCCACTTCGTTGATCTGCTCCTCTGGCTCGTCGGCCCGGTGGAACGCGTTTACGCCACGTGTGCAACCGTCGCCCACACGATCCCGGTTGAGGATCTGGCAGTGGCGCACCTGCGGTTCCGCAACGGCGCTGTCGGCGTGATCGAGGCAACGACAGCCGCCTACCCTGGCTTTGACGAGCGCCTTGAGGTGACCGGCACACGGGGAACGGTGCGCGTGGAGAAGGGAGCCCTCACGCTGTGGGGCGTGCCAGACAGTCCGCGGCAGGTGGCTGAGCAGGCCCGCCCGAGCGCGGCAGCAGATCCGGGCAGCTTGTCCAGCGAGGGCCACCGGCAGCAGATTGCCGATTTTCTGGAGGCGATTGAGCAGGACCGTGAACCGGCGGTGACGCCAGAACAGGCGCGCGCCGCGTTGGAGTTGATCCTGGCGGTCTATGCCTCGGCACGCCATGGCGAGCCCGTGACGTTGCCGTTGCCAGTGGGCGCACGGTGA
- a CDS encoding sugar phosphate isomerase/epimerase family protein has product MTGGWKLAAIGDEIAAEPAAALAVMHEAGVQALELRSAWGKNVLELSDDELRIVQQEAAARGMPIPVIASPIGKTPITDPVDHELARLDRALAIAEQLGAWGIRIFSFYLPAGAVPEQYRAEVLARLQQFVERAARRGIVLLHENEKLIYGDIPERCHDILASINSPWLRAVWDPANFVQCGVRPHTEGFALLAPYIAHVHIKDAQLATGQVTPAGEGDGEVAETLAALAARGYDGYLSFEPHLTLAGERGGFSGPEAFARAVAALQRLLAQLPAPHASS; this is encoded by the coding sequence GTGACAGGTGGGTGGAAGCTTGCCGCGATCGGCGATGAGATTGCTGCTGAGCCAGCCGCCGCGCTAGCCGTGATGCACGAGGCTGGCGTCCAGGCCCTGGAACTCCGCAGTGCCTGGGGGAAGAACGTGCTTGAGCTGAGCGATGATGAACTGCGCATCGTGCAGCAGGAAGCGGCCGCGCGCGGGATGCCCATCCCGGTCATCGCCTCGCCGATCGGGAAGACGCCGATTACTGACCCAGTAGATCACGAGCTGGCGCGGCTCGACCGTGCGCTTGCTATCGCCGAGCAACTCGGGGCCTGGGGCATCCGGATCTTCTCGTTTTATCTGCCGGCTGGGGCCGTGCCAGAGCAGTATCGTGCAGAGGTGCTCGCGCGCCTGCAGCAGTTTGTTGAGCGAGCCGCGCGCCGGGGCATTGTGCTGCTGCACGAAAACGAGAAGCTGATCTACGGGGATATCCCCGAGCGGTGCCACGACATCCTCGCCTCGATCAACTCGCCGTGGCTCCGGGCCGTGTGGGACCCGGCGAACTTTGTCCAGTGTGGCGTGCGGCCGCATACCGAGGGATTCGCGCTGCTCGCGCCGTACATTGCCCACGTGCACATCAAGGACGCGCAGCTGGCGACCGGCCAGGTGACACCGGCGGGGGAAGGCGACGGCGAGGTCGCCGAGACGCTTGCTGCGCTGGCCGCCCGCGGCTATGACGGCTATCTCTCCTTTGAACCGCATCTGACACTCGCTGGCGAGCGCGGCGGCTTCAGCGGACCGGAGGCGTTTGCCCGTGCTGTCGCGGCACTGCAGCGCCTTCTTGCGCAGCTTCCCGCGCCACACGCTTCCAGCTAA
- a CDS encoding GntR family transcriptional regulator yields MIAAVQQARQGMAMNKQEVAYQILRQRIVSGVYGPGYRLIIDELARELQMSQTPLREAVRRLEAEGLVEYVRNAGARVVTIDERQYLDVLSTLAVLEGYATALAAPCMTPRDVAILRAFEDDMAAAVDAGDMLRYGALNRAYHEAIYAHCPNRYLVGQIERAWTQLDSMRQSIFVLLPTRARASLDDHRRITQLIAERAPAEEIERVVRQHKLATADAFHAWTLAQRAPRREAGRGVVAADGHDQHADRAEERRRIE; encoded by the coding sequence ATGATCGCTGCAGTACAGCAGGCCAGACAAGGGATGGCGATGAACAAGCAGGAAGTGGCGTACCAGATTCTTCGGCAGCGGATCGTCAGCGGGGTCTACGGTCCTGGCTATCGCCTGATCATCGACGAGCTCGCCCGCGAGCTGCAGATGAGCCAGACGCCGCTCCGCGAGGCCGTGCGCCGCCTTGAGGCGGAGGGGCTGGTGGAGTACGTGCGGAATGCTGGCGCCCGGGTGGTCACCATCGACGAACGGCAGTACCTCGACGTGCTGTCAACCCTGGCCGTACTCGAGGGGTACGCGACAGCCCTGGCCGCCCCGTGCATGACGCCGCGCGATGTCGCGATCCTGCGCGCGTTTGAAGACGACATGGCAGCGGCCGTGGATGCGGGCGACATGTTACGGTACGGCGCGTTGAACCGGGCATACCACGAGGCCATCTACGCCCATTGCCCGAACCGCTATCTCGTGGGGCAGATTGAGCGAGCCTGGACGCAGCTTGACTCGATGCGGCAGTCGATCTTTGTGTTGCTGCCGACGCGCGCCCGCGCCTCACTCGACGACCACCGGCGGATCACCCAGCTGATCGCCGAGCGCGCGCCAGCTGAGGAGATCGAGCGTGTCGTCCGCCAGCACAAGCTGGCCACCGCCGACGCCTTCCACGCCTGGACGCTTGCCCAGCGGGCGCCCCGCCGTGAGGCTGGCCGCGGCGTGGTTGCCGCCGATGGCCATGACCAGCACGCAGACCGTGCGGAGGAAAGGAGGAGGATCGAATGA
- the dapA gene encoding 4-hydroxy-tetrahydrodipicolinate synthase has protein sequence METSGLRGSLVPLVTPFRDGAVDLATLRDLIEWQLASGSHGISVTGSTGEPASLSLEEREQVIATAIEAVRGRVPVIAGTGANSFADTLRLTQFAEQAGADAALVITPPYCRPSQEGLYQYFTALARAVRLPLILYNIPGRTAVNLEPETLARIRRACPNVVGVKEANYDFTQVSRLFDRCGSDLLVYSGIEALCFPLLALGGAGYFSATANVLPRECAQLYELTVAGRWDEARALHYQLLAMNEALFIETNPGPVKYVLGLMGKIQPELRLPLVLPSPENQARLRAVAARYGLVAETAAAPVGNGA, from the coding sequence ATGGAGACGTCTGGGTTGCGTGGGTCGCTGGTGCCGCTGGTGACGCCGTTCCGCGATGGGGCGGTCGACCTGGCGACGCTGCGCGACTTGATCGAGTGGCAGCTGGCCAGCGGAAGCCATGGGATTTCGGTGACGGGCTCGACCGGCGAGCCAGCGTCGCTCTCGCTCGAAGAGCGTGAGCAGGTGATCGCGACAGCGATTGAGGCCGTGCGTGGCCGCGTGCCGGTCATCGCCGGCACCGGCGCGAACTCGTTCGCCGATACCCTCCGGCTGACGCAGTTCGCCGAGCAGGCTGGCGCCGACGCCGCGCTGGTGATTACGCCGCCGTACTGCCGGCCATCCCAGGAGGGGCTCTACCAGTACTTCACGGCACTGGCGCGCGCGGTGCGCCTGCCACTGATCCTCTACAACATCCCCGGGCGCACGGCAGTCAACCTGGAGCCGGAGACGCTGGCCCGCATCCGACGCGCCTGCCCGAACGTGGTGGGGGTGAAGGAGGCCAACTACGACTTCACCCAGGTAAGCCGGTTGTTCGACCGCTGCGGCAGCGACCTGCTGGTCTACTCCGGCATCGAGGCCCTCTGCTTCCCGCTGCTCGCGCTGGGCGGTGCTGGCTACTTCAGCGCCACCGCGAACGTGCTGCCGCGCGAGTGTGCCCAGCTGTACGAACTGACCGTCGCCGGACGCTGGGACGAAGCCCGCGCCCTGCACTACCAGCTGCTGGCGATGAACGAGGCGCTGTTCATCGAGACGAATCCGGGGCCGGTGAAGTACGTGCTGGGGCTGATGGGCAAAATCCAGCCCGAGCTGCGGCTTCCGCTCGTCCTGCCGTCGCCGGAGAACCAGGCTCGGCTGCGCGCGGTCGCGGCACGCTACGGCCTGGTAGCTGAAACAGCGGCAGCGCCGGTGGGGAATGGAGCCTGA
- a CDS encoding fumarylacetoacetate hydrolase family protein, which translates to MRTARFLADGRLHVGQVEDERLIDEAGRAYAFDAVTWLPPVEPRKIIGLVLNYAAHARELGMEAPTAPVLFFKPTTALIGHRAPIVYPRGVTQLHYEAELAVVIGRRCRKVPKERALEVVRGYTVANDVTARDFITNYFRPPVKAKGFDTFCPLGPWLVEGEAIDPDNLTLRAFVNGELCQEGHTSQLIHKVADLIAYLTDFLTLEPDDVILTGTPEGIRFVQPGDVVRVEVVGVGALENPIVAEPA; encoded by the coding sequence ATGCGCACCGCACGCTTTCTCGCCGACGGCCGGTTGCACGTGGGGCAGGTTGAGGACGAGCGACTCATCGACGAGGCTGGGCGCGCCTACGCCTTCGACGCGGTGACGTGGCTGCCGCCGGTTGAGCCGCGCAAGATCATCGGGCTGGTGCTGAACTACGCCGCACACGCGCGCGAGCTGGGGATGGAAGCCCCGACGGCGCCGGTGCTCTTCTTCAAGCCAACGACGGCGTTGATCGGCCACCGCGCGCCAATCGTCTATCCCCGTGGGGTCACGCAGCTGCACTACGAAGCCGAGCTTGCCGTCGTGATCGGGCGACGCTGCCGGAAGGTGCCGAAGGAGCGCGCGCTGGAGGTTGTCCGTGGCTATACGGTGGCCAACGATGTGACGGCCCGCGACTTTATCACCAACTACTTCCGGCCGCCGGTCAAGGCGAAGGGGTTCGACACGTTCTGCCCGCTCGGCCCGTGGCTGGTCGAAGGGGAGGCGATCGATCCGGACAACCTGACGCTGCGGGCGTTCGTCAACGGCGAACTCTGCCAGGAGGGGCACACGAGCCAGTTGATCCACAAGGTCGCTGACCTCATCGCCTATCTCACCGACTTTCTGACGCTCGAACCCGACGATGTCATCCTGACCGGCACGCCGGAGGGCATCCGGTTCGTGCAGCCGGGCGACGTCGTGCGGGTAGAGGTTGTCGGCGTGGGGGCACTGGAGAACCCCATCGTCGCCGAACCAGCATGA
- the hpaE gene encoding 5-carboxymethyl-2-hydroxymuconate semialdehyde dehydrogenase — MTTTQQAHYTALRERVLPRVQQLAHVIDGTFTVGESTETFVSLNPATNEPIATAPVASPADVERAVQAARRAFDEGPWPRLPAAERARILRRIAEGIRARADEIAVLESTDTGIPITQIREAQVLRAADNFDFFAEMATRITGESYPVDTTFLNYTVRRPVGVAALITPWNTPFMLETWKVAPCLAAGNTCILKPASWSPLSATLLAEIVQEAGVPPGAFNLLYGPGEQVGEALAAHPAVNLVSFTGETTTGKRLMRVGADTLKRFSMELGGKSPVLVFADADLDRALDAAIFGVFSLNGERCTAGSRLLVERTIYDTFVDRLIQRVRNIRVGDPLDPATEVGPLIHQRQLARVQGYLALGQQEGARLAVGGERPSDPALARGNYLRPALFVDVQPTMRIAQEEIFGPVLCVIPFSTEEEALRIANGVKYGLAAYLWTSDVTRAMRLAPALEAGMVWVNSQNVRDLRTPFGGMKESGIGREGGFYSFEFYTEVKTIHVALGTHRIPRMGVGQ, encoded by the coding sequence ATGACAACGACCCAGCAGGCACACTACACGGCGTTGCGCGAGCGCGTCCTGCCACGCGTACAGCAGTTGGCGCACGTTATCGATGGGACGTTCACCGTTGGCGAGAGCACGGAAACGTTCGTTTCCCTCAACCCGGCAACGAACGAGCCGATTGCCACGGCGCCAGTGGCGAGCCCGGCTGACGTCGAGCGCGCGGTGCAGGCCGCCCGACGCGCCTTCGACGAGGGGCCATGGCCACGGCTGCCCGCGGCTGAGCGCGCGCGCATCCTGCGCCGCATCGCCGAGGGGATCCGCGCGCGGGCCGACGAGATCGCTGTGCTGGAGAGCACCGATACCGGCATCCCGATTACCCAGATTCGCGAGGCGCAGGTGTTGCGCGCCGCTGACAACTTCGACTTCTTTGCCGAGATGGCCACCCGCATTACCGGCGAGAGCTACCCGGTGGACACCACCTTCCTCAACTACACCGTCCGGCGGCCGGTCGGTGTCGCTGCCTTGATCACGCCGTGGAACACGCCGTTCATGCTCGAGACCTGGAAGGTCGCCCCCTGCCTGGCTGCCGGCAACACCTGCATCCTCAAGCCAGCCAGCTGGTCGCCGCTCTCGGCCACGCTGCTGGCGGAGATCGTGCAGGAGGCCGGCGTGCCTCCGGGCGCGTTCAACCTCCTCTACGGGCCAGGGGAGCAGGTCGGCGAAGCCCTCGCCGCCCACCCGGCCGTCAACCTCGTCTCCTTCACCGGCGAGACGACGACGGGCAAGCGCTTGATGCGCGTGGGCGCTGACACGCTGAAGCGGTTCTCGATGGAGCTCGGCGGCAAGTCGCCAGTGCTGGTCTTCGCCGACGCCGACCTTGACCGCGCGCTCGACGCTGCCATCTTCGGCGTCTTCTCGCTCAACGGCGAACGCTGTACTGCCGGGTCACGCCTGCTGGTGGAACGCACAATCTACGACACGTTCGTCGACCGGCTGATCCAGCGGGTGCGGAACATCCGCGTGGGCGACCCGCTCGACCCCGCGACCGAGGTCGGGCCGCTGATCCACCAGCGCCAGCTCGCCCGGGTGCAGGGGTATCTCGCGCTTGGCCAGCAGGAAGGCGCGCGGCTTGCCGTCGGCGGCGAGCGGCCCAGCGACCCCGCACTTGCCCGCGGCAACTACCTGCGCCCCGCGCTCTTCGTCGACGTGCAGCCGACGATGCGGATCGCGCAGGAGGAGATCTTCGGCCCGGTGCTGTGCGTCATCCCCTTCTCCACTGAAGAGGAGGCCCTCCGCATCGCCAACGGCGTGAAGTATGGGCTGGCGGCCTACCTCTGGACGTCCGACGTCACGCGGGCCATGCGGCTGGCGCCGGCGCTCGAGGCCGGCATGGTGTGGGTCAACTCACAGAATGTCCGCGACCTGCGCACGCCGTTCGGGGGGATGAAGGAGAGCGGGATCGGCCGCGAGGGCGGCTTCTACTCGTTCGAGTTCTACACCGAGGTCAAGACGATCCATGTCGCGCTCGGCACCCACCGGATCCCGCGAATGGGTGTGGGACAATAA